A single region of the Eublepharis macularius isolate TG4126 chromosome 14, MPM_Emac_v1.0, whole genome shotgun sequence genome encodes:
- the LOC129342336 gene encoding uncharacterized protein LOC129342336, which translates to MSLTIRVEDKIQRILNVIVKEKYFEKENMYVDNDDPVDIYFDWQKAFDKLIKDANQGERSGGFTRIAPTSPSRGFGTRSLAPFPGSQARRKPSPGLQKSDPRSQPKGTEAAKRTRERVGSSPSLGRTGKRHEPREVSSERPPRVLPAWGTNPPAEAPRPSSDGPAAEGRKKPGLPVLPPPSPHGARTATRVPLSPRHPREAAAVPGRKEAGRRPGSGPSPRSSPRGAPPATRLRAPSVPSRRHPAAPPEGRRPGTSVQWLPPLAGSRSRPRSVSSHRRLERAESPRGCLRTERGAPCSSCRAAPSHGFGSRRSSPRRPARTTALQRQNPCWPPPAPAPARPLGSFQPPPPVRRVFPEAPSEVLRLPQPCAPLSRLCLRAARNSRPKLPVPHSKALSREKGSRLAPRRRERGPARCKRTPHQPQHSANFASFRKKRVAPATYKAAPARFLGPRRRAPRPPDSHASPRGSSAGLPQRSPSASEPRQQRSLLRLRPSPRNRQRRFPPVRPEPRNTCSAPGDRGPARPPSCPDGASPFGASSPAARGCDHPVVGGLPLPAKVPGAQPEKSPAGAHGAEEGKGKPARGGGGARQPCPGEPRVPPSPPPPPAWLAAAACPAAAAPSARLALPAPASLRRAAARLPE; encoded by the coding sequence TGCAAACCAAGGAGAACGGAGCGGGGGATTTACCCGGATTGCACCCACGAGTCCAAGCCGGGGCTTTGGAACCCGCTCCTTAGCGCCCTTCCCGGGGAGCCAAGCCCGCCGCAAGCCCTCCCCCGGGCTCCAGAAGAGCGATCCGAGATCGCAGCCGAAGGGGACCGAAGCCGCGAAAAGAACAAGGGAGCGAGTTGGATCATCGCCTTCCTTGGGACGGACCGGGAAGCGCCACGAGCCCCGCGAGGTCTCCAGCGAGCGCCCGCCCAGAGTTCTCCCGGCCTGGGGGACAAACCCCCCGGCCGAAGCGCCCCGGCCCAGCTCCGATGGCCCCGCCGCCGAGGGGCGGAAGAAGCCCGGCTTGCCCGTCCTCCCCCCGCCCAGCCCGCACGGCGCGCGGACAGCAACGCGCGTCCCTTTGTCTCCGCGACACCCGCGAGAAGCGGCGGCTGTTCCGGGGAGAAAGGAAGCCGGACGCCGGCCGGGCAGCGGCCCCAGCCCGAGGTCCTCCCCTCGGGGCGCCCCGCCAGCCACTCGCCTCCGCGCTCCCTCCGTGCCAAGCAGGCGTCACCCCGCGGCCCCGCCGGAGGGTCGGCGTCCGGGGACGTCTGTTCAATGGCTGCCCCCACTGGCGGGGTCGCGGAGCAGGCCGCGGTCAGTCTCCAGCCACCGCCGCCTAGAGAGAGCCGAAAGCCCGCGGGGCTGCCTTCGGACCGAGCGAGGCGCGCCGTGCAGCTCCTGCAGGGCCGCCCCAAGTCACGGCTTTGGAAGTCGGAGAAGCAGCCCTCGCCGTCCCGCTCGCACAACTGCTCTCCAACGCCAAAATCCCTGCtggccgccccccgcccccgccccggcTAGGCCGCTGGGCAGCTTCCAGCCGCCACCGCCAGTCCGCCGCGTCTTCCCCGAGGCTCCCTCGGAGGTGCTGCGCCTCCCGCAGCCCTGCGCGCCTCTCTCCCGCCTCTGCCTACGAGCGGCCAGAAACAGCCGCCCCAAGTTGCCCGTGCCGCACTCGAAAGCCCTGAGCCGGGAAAAGGGGAGCCGTCTCGCACCTCGCCGCCGGGAACGGGGCCCGGCCCGATGTAAGCGCACCCCCCACCAGCCCCAGCACTCTGCCAACTTCGCTTCTTTTCGGAAAAAGCGCGTCGCCCCGGCCACCTACAAAGCCGCCCCGGCGCGGTTCCTGGGGCCCCGCCGGCGAGCTCCTCGTCCTCCCGACTCTCATGCCTCGCCCCGGGGCTCTTCCGCCGGGCTTCCCCAACGCAGCCCCTCAGCCTCCGAGCCCCGGCAGCAGCGCTCGCTCCTGCGCCTTCGACCGTCTCCGCGGAACCGGCAGCGCCGCTTCCCTCCCGTTCGCCCTGAGCCACGCAACACCTGCAGCGCCCCCGGGGATCGTGGCCCCGCTCGCCCCCCGTCCTGCCCCGACGGCGCCAGCCCGTTCGGGGCGTCCTCGCCAGCGGCTCGCGGCTGCGACCACCCCGTCGTCGGCGGGCTCCCTCTCCCCGCAAAAGTCCCCGGAGCGCAGCCCGAGAAGTCGCCGGCTGGAGCGCACGGCgcggaggaggggaaggggaagccaGCGAGGGGAGGGGGTGGCGCCCGGCAGCCCTGCCCGGGAGAGCCCCGCGtgcccccttctcctcccccgcCGCCAGCCTGGCTGGCGGCCGCTGCCTGCCCAGCTGCTGCCGCTCCGAGCGCACGGCTCGCTTTGCCCGCCCCTGCGAGTCTGCGACGCGCCGCGGCTCGGCTCCCTGAATGA